A region from the Bradyrhizobium sp. CCBAU 53340 genome encodes:
- the istA gene encoding IS21 family transposase has product MKYRQTDSPPVAAAKASFSTSTAYRIERDPRLPSQRKAPRGRRRPDPLSEVFETEIVPILKAAPGLRPVAVFKEMLRRHPDLGSGIRRTLERRIRAWRAIHGEEQQVIFRQTHEPGQLGLSDFTDMGELGVTIAGVPLDHRLCHFRLAYCGFEHAHVVLGGESFVALAEGLQNALWSLGGAPREHRTDSLSAAFCNLDRDARDDLTQRYEALCAHYGMRPSRNNRGVAHENGSIEGPHGHLKRAIADALLLRGTVDFDDLATYRGFIDEIVSRRNARNAKRIDSERMVLQELPDRRTSDYEEVIVRVTSSGGFTLRKVFYTVPSRLIGHRLRVRLYDDRLDVFVGGTHLVTLPRGRPHPNGKYDQVVDYRHVIHSLRRKPMALLNLVYRDRLFPRDAYRKTFDRLRERLPDKKACRIMVDLLALAHERGCETELAGQLTADLEAGRLPDLNRLGAHFAPDPANLPNVVVQLVPLATYKCLIGTAETGGAA; this is encoded by the coding sequence ATGAAGTACCGTCAGACCGATAGCCCGCCAGTGGCGGCGGCCAAGGCGTCATTCAGTACGTCGACCGCCTATCGGATCGAGAGAGACCCCCGACTTCCATCGCAAAGGAAGGCGCCCCGCGGCCGGCGACGACCGGACCCGTTGAGCGAGGTGTTCGAGACCGAGATCGTCCCGATCCTGAAGGCGGCCCCTGGCTTACGCCCGGTGGCGGTGTTCAAGGAGATGCTCCGACGTCATCCGGATCTCGGCAGCGGTATCCGTCGTACCCTGGAACGCCGTATCCGTGCCTGGCGGGCGATCCACGGCGAGGAGCAGCAGGTGATCTTCCGCCAAACCCACGAGCCTGGCCAACTAGGGCTCTCCGACTTCACAGACATGGGCGAGTTGGGTGTGACGATCGCGGGGGTCCCGCTCGATCATCGTCTCTGTCACTTCCGTTTGGCCTATTGCGGGTTCGAGCACGCCCACGTCGTGCTTGGCGGTGAGAGCTTCGTTGCCTTGGCCGAAGGCCTGCAGAATGCCCTCTGGTCGCTCGGTGGGGCGCCGCGGGAGCATCGGACCGACAGTCTGTCGGCCGCATTCTGCAATCTCGATCGTGATGCACGGGACGATCTGACGCAGCGATACGAGGCCCTTTGTGCCCACTACGGCATGAGGCCTTCCCGCAACAATCGAGGCGTCGCCCACGAGAATGGCTCGATCGAAGGGCCCCACGGTCATCTCAAGCGAGCAATCGCGGACGCCTTGCTGCTGCGCGGAACTGTCGACTTCGACGATCTTGCCACCTATCGCGGCTTCATCGACGAGATCGTCAGCCGCCGCAATGCCCGCAACGCCAAGCGGATCGATAGCGAGCGCATGGTGTTGCAGGAGCTGCCCGATCGCCGCACCTCCGACTACGAAGAGGTGATCGTCCGCGTGACATCGTCCGGCGGCTTCACCCTGCGCAAGGTGTTCTACACGGTGCCATCGCGCCTGATCGGTCACCGGCTGCGGGTGCGCCTTTACGATGATCGTCTCGACGTGTTCGTCGGCGGCACCCATCTCGTCACCCTGCCGCGTGGGCGGCCGCATCCCAATGGCAAGTACGACCAGGTCGTCGATTATCGGCACGTGATCCATTCCCTGCGGCGCAAGCCGATGGCGCTTCTCAATCTGGTCTACCGAGATCGGCTGTTCCCGCGCGATGCCTATCGGAAGACCTTCGATCGGTTGCGCGAACGCTTGCCGGACAAAAAAGCCTGCCGGATCATGGTCGATCTCCTCGCGCTCGCTCATGAACGCGGCTGCGAGACCGAACTCGCCGGTCAGCTCACCGCCGACCTCGAGGCCGGCCGACTGCCCGACCTCAACCGGCTAGGTGCTCACTTCGCCCCCGATCCCGCCAACCTGCCGAACGTCGTGGTGCAGCTCGTGCCGCTTGCGACCTACAAATGCCTCATCGGTACCGCCGAGACCGGAGGTGCCGCATGA
- the rpoN gene encoding RNA polymerase factor sigma-54 codes for MSLGYQQNVRQSQSAVLSPRLAKAIKLLKLSNLDLADFVEEELECNPLLERDIDMLTQEDAGTTTDLFSEASGPDDASDLDSDAFDNSQQDGLSVDPGTRPELDAAPSPELDDLHSEPFDEDIPQNSDQDRLDVGTEASRSRSCQEDYNLEACVPKEITLRDHLTEQLGLALTSPTKRLIGRYLIDLVDDAGYLPQDLGNAAKRLGASQTDVDLVLATLQTFDPPGVFARSLKECFAIQLRERNRYDPAMQALVENLALVPEGVPALRSVCGESDEDIADMIAELRSLDSKPGHKFGSVRLELLIPDVFVRRGHHHNWVVELNSEAFPSISLNQVYYRDFKGKMRNRNDKAYLANKWSDARWLVSSLERRANTILKVASEIVRQQHDFFSYGVEHLRPLNLKAVADAAGVHESTVSRVTNNKYMASNRGRFELKYFFKPSIASAVGETAHSAEAVRHRIKRLIDSEAQASVLSDDAIVELLRSSGIDIARRTVAKYRGKMGIPPSVERRRQKQAALGYVSSTTPLNSPDRTEAA; via the coding sequence ATGAGCCTGGGATATCAGCAGAATGTTCGGCAATCGCAATCAGCCGTACTATCGCCGCGCCTGGCGAAGGCGATAAAGCTGCTGAAATTGTCTAATCTCGATCTGGCTGATTTCGTGGAGGAGGAGCTCGAGTGCAATCCATTGCTGGAGCGCGACATAGACATGCTGACGCAAGAGGATGCCGGAACAACGACCGACCTCTTCAGCGAAGCCAGCGGTCCGGACGACGCTAGTGATCTTGACAGCGACGCGTTCGACAATAGCCAACAAGACGGCTTGAGCGTAGACCCTGGCACTCGCCCCGAGCTCGACGCGGCGCCCAGCCCGGAGCTTGACGATCTTCATTCCGAGCCATTTGATGAGGACATTCCTCAGAATTCGGACCAAGATCGGCTGGACGTCGGCACAGAGGCGTCCCGCAGCCGATCTTGTCAGGAAGACTATAATCTAGAGGCGTGCGTACCGAAAGAGATCACCCTCCGCGATCATTTGACCGAGCAGCTCGGACTCGCGCTGACGTCGCCCACAAAGCGACTCATCGGACGCTATCTAATCGACCTCGTCGATGACGCCGGATACTTGCCGCAAGACCTAGGAAATGCCGCCAAACGGCTGGGGGCCTCGCAAACAGATGTTGATCTCGTTCTGGCAACATTGCAGACGTTTGACCCTCCTGGCGTCTTCGCTCGTTCTTTGAAAGAATGTTTCGCGATCCAGCTGCGCGAGCGCAACCGCTATGACCCAGCGATGCAGGCACTGGTTGAGAACCTCGCTCTTGTACCTGAGGGGGTTCCTGCCCTGCGCAGCGTTTGCGGAGAGAGCGATGAGGACATCGCCGATATGATTGCGGAACTTCGGTCACTCGACTCGAAGCCGGGACATAAGTTTGGTTCGGTGCGCCTGGAACTTTTGATCCCAGATGTCTTTGTTCGCCGGGGTCATCACCACAATTGGGTAGTCGAGCTGAACAGTGAAGCGTTTCCCAGCATTTCGCTGAATCAGGTTTATTATCGCGATTTCAAGGGCAAAATGCGCAACCGTAATGACAAGGCCTACCTGGCCAATAAGTGGTCTGATGCACGCTGGCTGGTAAGTTCACTTGAGAGACGTGCGAACACAATCTTGAAAGTTGCGAGCGAAATTGTGCGTCAGCAACATGACTTTTTCTCCTACGGCGTAGAGCATCTACGACCCCTCAATCTGAAAGCAGTGGCCGACGCCGCGGGGGTGCATGAGTCCACCGTTTCACGCGTAACGAACAACAAGTACATGGCCTCCAATCGTGGACGGTTCGAGCTCAAATACTTCTTCAAACCATCCATTGCTTCAGCCGTCGGCGAGACGGCTCACTCGGCAGAGGCTGTTCGCCACCGCATTAAGAGGCTCATCGACTCCGAGGCCCAAGCATCAGTGCTCTCAGATGACGCAATCGTCGAGCTATTGCGTTCCTCTGGGATCGATATAGCGCGCCGGACGGTCGCAAAATACCGTGGCAAAATGGGCATCCCTCCGTCCGTGGAGCGACGGCGCCAGAAGCAAGCTGCTCTCGGCTATGTTTCCTCAACGACTCCGCTCAATTCCCCAGACCGTACGGAGGCGGCTTGA
- a CDS encoding IS66 family transposase zinc-finger binding domain-containing protein, with the protein MTKIGEDVSKRLDVIPAQWRVLVTRRPKYICRRYSGTVVQAHAPEHVVLSGPPTEAAIAHVIVLSRGDQDGRQRQSR; encoded by the coding sequence ATGACGAAGATCGGCGAGGACGTCAGCAAGCGCCTTGACGTGATCCCGGCGCAATGGCGCGTGCTGGTCACACGCCGCCCGAAATACATCTGCCGCCGCTACTCCGGCACTGTCGTGCAGGCGCATGCGCCGGAGCACGTCGTACTCAGCGGGCCGCCGACCGAAGCGGCCATTGCGCACGTGATCGTCTTGTCGCGCGGCGATCAGGATGGAAGGCAGCGTCAATCAAGGTGA
- the ectB gene encoding diaminobutyrate--2-oxoglutarate transaminase — MNNSADPSRTLRTLETLESNVRLYSRLFPACFSHARGPFLLSETGERFIDFFSGAGALNYGHNNHQLKAAITEYLGSDAVVHGLDMATPAKVDFMETFNSVILRERGLDYRFQFTGPTGANGVEAALKLARKVTGRHNIISFTRGYHGLSLGAAAATSSRFLREASGVPLSGVTIMPYDGYLGDEIDTAEHLRNILLDSSSGIDAPAAILLETVQGEGGINVAQKEWLRSVQALAAEIGAIFIVDDIQMGCGRTGDFFSFEFAELSPDVVILSKSLSGYGLPLSMLLIKEAIDIWEPGEHTGTFRGNNLALVSATAALNIYWRTEIFSQSIYRLGTLMRHRLNAIARAHGDHFTVRGRGMALGFDCRNTHLAETAARKAYDRGLIIERCGPADEVIKFFPPLTIDPETLTKGLDIFEDSLAEAAPL; from the coding sequence ATGAATAACTCTGCCGACCCCTCACGTACTCTTCGAACGTTAGAAACGTTGGAATCCAACGTTCGCCTGTACTCGCGTCTCTTCCCAGCGTGCTTTAGTCATGCGCGCGGGCCCTTTCTGCTAAGCGAGACGGGCGAACGGTTCATCGACTTCTTTTCCGGGGCTGGAGCGCTCAATTACGGCCACAACAATCATCAGCTAAAGGCAGCTATTACAGAATATCTGGGATCTGATGCTGTCGTTCACGGCCTCGATATGGCCACTCCGGCCAAGGTCGACTTTATGGAGACTTTCAACTCAGTTATTCTTCGTGAGCGGGGCTTGGATTATCGATTTCAATTTACTGGACCTACAGGTGCCAATGGCGTTGAGGCGGCATTGAAGCTGGCGCGTAAAGTAACCGGGCGCCACAACATCATTTCATTCACACGTGGTTATCATGGCCTCAGTCTCGGCGCCGCGGCTGCGACCAGCAGTCGCTTTCTTCGCGAAGCCAGTGGAGTCCCCCTGTCCGGCGTCACGATAATGCCCTATGATGGTTATCTTGGAGATGAGATTGATACGGCGGAGCACCTGCGGAACATATTGCTGGACTCTAGCAGCGGCATCGATGCGCCAGCCGCCATTCTCCTTGAAACAGTACAGGGGGAGGGCGGCATCAACGTCGCTCAAAAGGAATGGCTACGATCCGTACAAGCCCTAGCGGCAGAGATTGGAGCCATATTTATCGTCGACGATATTCAGATGGGTTGCGGCCGTACTGGCGATTTCTTCAGCTTTGAGTTCGCCGAGTTGTCACCAGATGTCGTAATATTGTCGAAGTCCTTAAGTGGATATGGTCTGCCGTTATCCATGTTGTTGATCAAAGAGGCAATTGATATATGGGAACCGGGAGAGCACACGGGCACCTTTCGAGGAAATAACCTAGCGCTTGTCTCTGCAACTGCAGCTTTGAATATCTACTGGCGCACTGAGATCTTTTCGCAAAGCATTTATCGACTGGGAACGCTGATGCGTCACCGGCTTAATGCTATTGCGCGCGCGCATGGAGACCACTTCACTGTCCGCGGCCGCGGAATGGCGCTCGGCTTTGATTGCCGAAATACTCACCTCGCTGAGACTGCAGCACGCAAGGCGTACGATAGGGGCCTCATCATTGAACGATGCGGCCCGGCGGACGAGGTCATCAAATTCTTTCCTCCGCTAACGATCGACCCGGAGACGCTGACTAAGGGTTTGGACATCTTTGAAGATAGCTTAGCGGAAGCAGCCCCGCTCTGA
- a CDS encoding uridylate kinase, whose protein sequence is MSIKVMKFGGSSFRDAEAYRAVSRHIVDRLANDARQVVVVVSAMHGQTDVLKSLALSVNEICSTVALDTVLTAGEMISAGLLEAALQRHSVPTSSLFGYSIGIKTSLVLGRTVIEEVDNKPLLKALDYGRVVILAGAQGLDEGGRVSMLGRNSSDLTAVIAADMVGSGVCEVYSDVCGIYSADPRIVRQARLLPTVSYANASRIARCGAKVLHHGAIDYAAGRRIAISCKSLLPNEMAGTLVTDAGGGVCVVINPSATRVAFQSVFEKRNAEDVLRRLGIMWIDLEQDESPEGYLTHDAEAALTALHREGIHPVRSAQKIVVLALTGSKPKTYELRDLEAASYCAQRVHAELRTSGVEAPH, encoded by the coding sequence ATGTCAATCAAAGTAATGAAGTTTGGGGGATCGAGCTTTCGTGATGCGGAGGCGTACCGCGCTGTCTCCAGACATATAGTAGATAGGCTTGCAAATGACGCGCGGCAAGTCGTGGTCGTCGTTAGCGCGATGCACGGCCAGACGGACGTACTGAAGTCTCTAGCGCTCTCTGTGAATGAAATCTGCAGCACCGTTGCCTTGGACACCGTCCTGACAGCGGGAGAAATGATTTCCGCTGGACTTCTTGAGGCAGCATTGCAAAGACACTCGGTGCCGACATCATCGCTCTTTGGCTATTCGATTGGAATCAAGACATCCTTGGTTCTAGGTAGGACGGTCATCGAGGAGGTCGACAACAAACCGCTGCTAAAGGCGCTCGATTATGGCCGCGTGGTAATCCTTGCCGGAGCGCAGGGTCTGGATGAAGGTGGACGGGTCTCAATGCTCGGCCGCAATAGCTCGGATTTGACTGCGGTAATAGCCGCCGATATGGTGGGAAGTGGCGTTTGCGAAGTCTACTCGGATGTCTGTGGCATCTACTCCGCCGATCCGAGGATTGTGAGGCAAGCAAGGCTGCTCCCGACAGTCTCCTATGCCAACGCAAGTCGGATAGCACGCTGCGGGGCGAAAGTGCTTCACCATGGCGCAATCGACTATGCTGCCGGCCGGAGAATAGCCATCTCCTGCAAATCGTTACTGCCGAATGAGATGGCCGGTACTTTGGTGACTGACGCAGGAGGCGGGGTTTGCGTGGTCATCAACCCGTCAGCAACACGGGTTGCATTTCAAAGCGTCTTCGAAAAACGTAATGCTGAAGACGTTTTACGAAGGCTTGGTATCATGTGGATCGATCTCGAGCAGGATGAAAGCCCCGAGGGGTATTTGACGCATGACGCGGAGGCCGCGCTTACCGCTCTGCATCGGGAAGGCATCCACCCCGTGAGGAGTGCGCAGAAGATTGTTGTTTTAGCGCTCACCGGGTCCAAGCCAAAGACATACGAATTGCGAGATCTTGAGGCCGCTTCTTACTGTGCTCAGAGGGTCCATGCAGAGCTCCGCACTAGTGGGGTGGAAGCACCTCACTAG
- a CDS encoding outer membrane protein gives MKKQSLVCASILAMAAATSASAADLAARPAFPNTPTPSPAVIALYDWSGFYAGVNGGWGSSHNSWDFLGSIPEGSHDATGGTVGGQIGYRWQFGNTVLGLEGLGNWADLSGSNVSIANPGTTNHTNIDGFGLLTGQIGYSAGNVLLYAKAGAAVVGSTYRITNSAGFLGDADTTRWGGTAGAGLEISLTPNWSAGIEYDHVFMPASDVSFATGLGNDRIRQDFDLVTARLNYKFGWPLASK, from the coding sequence ATGAAAAAGCAGTCACTCGTTTGCGCGAGCATTCTTGCGATGGCCGCTGCGACGTCCGCGTCTGCCGCAGATCTCGCCGCGCGTCCCGCATTTCCGAATACGCCGACGCCCAGCCCGGCTGTCATCGCGCTCTACGACTGGAGCGGCTTCTATGCCGGCGTCAATGGCGGCTGGGGCTCGAGCCATAACTCCTGGGATTTTCTCGGCTCTATCCCCGAGGGCTCTCACGACGCAACCGGCGGCACAGTAGGGGGCCAGATTGGATATCGTTGGCAATTCGGCAATACCGTGCTCGGACTCGAAGGGCTGGGCAACTGGGCCGATCTCAGCGGCTCAAACGTTAGCATTGCCAACCCGGGCACCACCAATCACACAAACATCGACGGTTTCGGCTTGCTGACCGGCCAGATTGGCTATTCGGCCGGCAACGTACTGCTCTACGCCAAAGCGGGCGCGGCTGTGGTAGGGAGCACTTATCGGATCACTAATTCGGCTGGCTTTCTGGGCGACGCGGATACCACACGTTGGGGAGGTACGGCCGGTGCCGGTCTTGAGATTAGCCTAACACCGAACTGGTCAGCTGGCATCGAGTACGACCACGTGTTCATGCCGGCTAGTGACGTTAGCTTCGCAACAGGACTAGGAAACGACCGCATTCGTCAGGACTTTGATCTCGTCACCGCCCGCCTCAACTACAAGTTTGGCTGGCCACTCGCGAGCAAATAA
- a CDS encoding IS110 family transposase, protein MKQYVGLDVSQKETSMCVVNEEGEVLFEGKAKSDPGALTALLRKRAPQAERIGFETGAMASWLWHELRRVDLPVVCIDARHAHAALSVRMNKSDQNDARGLAELVRVGWYREVKVKSEESQKIRAILVARSRLVAIRRDIENQVRSLIKESGLLFPRAIGLQFRNLVRDLLADGHQLLGVIAPLLSIHEQICKQQSKFDDEVRQLARSDETTRRLMTVPGVGVVTALTFRHTIDDPSRFRSASSVGAYLGLTPRRSQSGETDINGKISRWGDRLLRTYLFEAATVLLYRTKKWSSLKAWGMKLAKRIGMRKAKVAIARKIALVLHCIWVDGTSFDWGQAKEA, encoded by the coding sequence ATGAAGCAATATGTCGGACTCGATGTATCGCAAAAAGAAACTTCGATGTGCGTGGTCAATGAAGAGGGCGAGGTCTTGTTCGAGGGGAAGGCCAAGTCCGACCCGGGGGCGCTCACGGCACTGCTTCGCAAGCGGGCGCCACAGGCGGAGCGCATCGGCTTTGAGACCGGCGCGATGGCGAGTTGGCTGTGGCATGAACTTCGCAGGGTCGATCTTCCGGTGGTTTGCATCGACGCTCGGCATGCCCACGCGGCCTTGTCGGTACGCATGAACAAGAGCGATCAGAATGATGCTCGAGGTCTGGCCGAACTGGTGCGAGTTGGCTGGTATCGAGAAGTCAAAGTCAAGAGCGAGGAAAGTCAGAAGATTCGCGCGATACTCGTCGCGAGATCCCGGCTCGTGGCCATTCGTCGAGATATCGAAAACCAGGTCCGCAGCCTGATCAAAGAATCCGGGCTGCTGTTTCCACGCGCGATAGGCCTGCAGTTCCGCAATCTGGTCCGTGACCTGTTGGCTGACGGTCATCAGCTCCTCGGTGTGATCGCGCCGCTTCTGTCGATCCATGAGCAGATCTGCAAGCAGCAAAGCAAGTTCGACGATGAAGTCCGACAGCTTGCGAGGTCGGATGAGACGACGCGTCGCTTAATGACGGTTCCTGGTGTTGGTGTGGTGACTGCCTTGACGTTCCGGCATACGATCGATGACCCATCGCGATTCCGATCAGCATCGAGCGTCGGCGCCTATCTGGGTCTTACACCGCGGCGCAGTCAGTCTGGCGAAACGGATATCAATGGCAAGATATCCCGATGGGGCGACCGTCTTCTCCGAACTTACCTGTTCGAAGCGGCGACAGTTCTGCTTTATCGGACGAAGAAATGGTCTTCTCTCAAGGCTTGGGGAATGAAGCTTGCCAAGCGGATTGGCATGAGAAAGGCAAAGGTTGCTATCGCGCGGAAGATCGCCCTAGTTCTTCACTGTATCTGGGTAGACGGCACATCGTTCGACTGGGGCCAGGCGAAGGAAGCCTGA
- the tnpB gene encoding IS66 family insertion sequence element accessory protein TnpB (TnpB, as the term is used for proteins encoded by IS66 family insertion elements, is considered an accessory protein, since TnpC, encoded by a neighboring gene, is a DDE family transposase.), translating to MQEILRLDPFSGGAFAFRSKRADRIKTFVWDRTGLVLVHKRLEGCKFVWPTIADGVMRISPAMFAALFEGLDWRLVRPEEARRPQAAG from the coding sequence GTGCAGGAGATACTTCGTCTTGATCCATTCAGCGGAGGCGCCTTCGCGTTCCGATCGAAACGAGCGGACCGGATCAAGACTTTTGTCTGGGATCGAACGGGCCTGGTGTTGGTGCACAAGCGTCTTGAAGGTTGCAAGTTCGTTTGGCCAACGATCGCAGACGGCGTGATGCGGATATCACCGGCGATGTTCGCGGCACTGTTCGAGGGGCTGGATTGGAGGTTGGTCCGCCCGGAAGAAGCACGGCGCCCCCAGGCGGCGGGATAA
- a CDS encoding transposase, whose product MSIAALRDENEQLKALLAQTRAALSEHQGALAASEEAQRRLEVILGELRRDRFGAKSEKLRPDQYHLPLEDVEIAQGILDAAQERAEAVIKGRSRSVPDQGSHRNRGCLPAHLPRVERIIEPASTLCPCGCGP is encoded by the coding sequence ATGAGCATCGCGGCGCTGCGCGACGAAAATGAACAACTGAAAGCCCTTTTGGCGCAAACGCGGGCGGCCTTGAGCGAGCATCAGGGGGCGCTGGCGGCGTCGGAGGAAGCGCAGCGTCGGCTGGAGGTCATCCTCGGCGAATTGCGGCGCGACAGGTTCGGCGCGAAATCCGAGAAGCTGCGGCCAGATCAGTATCATTTACCGTTGGAAGACGTGGAGATCGCGCAAGGCATCCTGGACGCGGCGCAGGAGAGAGCCGAGGCTGTGATCAAGGGCCGATCGCGGAGCGTACCGGATCAAGGTTCTCATCGCAATCGCGGCTGCTTGCCTGCCCATTTGCCGCGCGTGGAACGGATCATCGAGCCTGCGAGCACGCTCTGCCCGTGCGGTTGCGGACCATGA